From one Gemmatimonadota bacterium genomic stretch:
- a CDS encoding cold-shock protein, which yields MRTRGTVKWFNDEKGFGFITPEDGSKDCFVHHSAIQGSGFKTLAEGAKVEFDVVAGTKGPAAENVSVV from the coding sequence ATGCGTACCAGAGGCACCGTGAAGTGGTTCAACGACGAGAAGGGCTTCGGGTTCATCACGCCCGAGGACGGCAGCAAGGACTGCTTCGTCCATCATTCCGCCATCCAGGGTAGCGGCTTCAAGACGCTGGCCGAGGGCGCGAAGGTGGAGTTCGACGTGGTGGCCGGCACCAAGGGCCCCGCTGCGGAGAACGTCTCCGTCGTCTGA
- a CDS encoding CAP domain-containing protein produces MRPSSRSSRWSRLLQGLTGCCLGVGAACDLPFTGPDAVVCPATEGQEVVRLLNEARIEAGLEPLTVDLRLVASAERHALDMSGHDHFSHTGTDGSTVSARVRAAGYDWTHVAENIAAGQTGPEAVVAAWMDSPPHRGNILAPGARHVGLGFEMAPASRYGTWWTLNFGATAGAPQAPDGGCHP; encoded by the coding sequence ATGCGTCCCTCGTCCCGATCCTCCCGCTGGAGCCGTCTGCTCCAGGGCCTCACGGGGTGCTGCCTGGGGGTCGGCGCGGCCTGCGACCTGCCCTTCACCGGACCCGACGCTGTGGTCTGCCCCGCCACCGAGGGCCAGGAGGTCGTCCGTCTGCTCAACGAAGCCCGGATCGAGGCGGGCCTGGAGCCGTTGACGGTCGATCTGCGGCTGGTGGCCAGCGCCGAGCGCCACGCCCTCGACATGTCCGGCCACGACCACTTCAGCCACACGGGGACCGATGGCTCCACCGTGTCGGCCCGGGTGCGCGCTGCCGGCTACGACTGGACCCACGTGGCGGAGAACATCGCGGCCGGGCAGACGGGGCCGGAGGCGGTCGTGGCCGCCTGGATGGACAGCCCGCCCCACCGAGGCAACATCCTCGCGCCCGGAGCCCGACACGTGGGCCTCGGTTTCGAGATGGCTCCGGCGTCGCGCTACGGCACCTGGTGGACCCTCAACTTCGGCGCCACGGCCGGAGCGCCACAGGCCCCCGACGGGGGCTGCCACCCCTGA
- a CDS encoding PPC domain-containing DNA-binding protein produces the protein MNVLDVALWGGLATLVLTGTMFAAQGLGWSRMSLPFLLGAGFTMDRQRATLIGLAVHLLSGWAFAAVYALAFESLGRAAWWMGVLGGAVHVGIVLTVGMGVIASLHPNMATPEHGPTTTRWLQPPGFLALNYGRRTPLVALVAHLLYGGILGASYHPVHARAAGALERSPTVHVFELSREGGARRWALVCETGEEVVEQVRGFADRAGVQSARFTALGAFRTATLAYFDWERKEYRDIPVEEQVEVTSLIGDVGVDEDGVAVHAHAVLGRHDGSALTGHLVRGTVRPTLELFLDEGAGTLHRRPDPETGLTLLRP, from the coding sequence ATGAACGTCCTCGACGTGGCCCTGTGGGGAGGCCTCGCCACCCTGGTCCTGACCGGCACCATGTTCGCCGCGCAGGGGCTGGGCTGGAGTCGGATGAGCCTGCCGTTCCTGCTCGGCGCCGGCTTCACCATGGATCGCCAGCGCGCCACCCTGATCGGCCTCGCGGTCCACCTGCTCAGCGGGTGGGCGTTCGCCGCCGTGTACGCGCTCGCGTTCGAGAGCCTGGGCCGGGCCGCCTGGTGGATGGGCGTGCTCGGCGGGGCCGTCCACGTCGGGATCGTGCTCACGGTGGGCATGGGCGTGATCGCCAGCCTGCATCCCAACATGGCCACGCCGGAGCACGGGCCCACGACCACGCGTTGGTTGCAGCCGCCCGGCTTCCTGGCCCTCAACTACGGGCGGCGCACGCCGCTCGTGGCGCTCGTCGCCCACCTCCTGTACGGGGGGATCCTGGGCGCTTCCTATCACCCGGTCCACGCGCGCGCCGCGGGGGCCCTGGAGAGGAGTCCGACCGTGCACGTGTTCGAGCTGAGCAGGGAAGGGGGTGCCCGCCGTTGGGCGTTGGTCTGCGAGACCGGCGAAGAGGTCGTCGAACAGGTGCGCGGATTCGCCGATCGAGCGGGCGTGCAGTCGGCACGCTTCACGGCGCTCGGCGCGTTCCGCACGGCCACGCTCGCGTACTTCGACTGGGAGCGGAAGGAGTATCGAGACATTCCCGTGGAGGAGCAGGTGGAGGTGACCTCCCTGATCGGAGACGTGGGTGTCGACGAGGATGGGGTCGCCGTGCACGCACACGCCGTGCTCGGACGTCACGACGGCTCCGCCCTGACCGGCCACCTCGTGCGCGGGACCGTGCGCCCGACCCTGGAGCTGTTCCTGGACGAGGGCGCCGGTACGCTGCACCGCAGGCCGGATCCGGAGACCGGTCTCACCCTGCTGCGGCCCTGA
- a CDS encoding glycoside hydrolase family 15 protein: protein MIDDFLPIEEYGIIGNCRTAALVGSNGSLDWLCVPRFDSPFVFGALLDLEHGGRFRIGPAGHEWTSERRYVGPTPVLETTFRGPDGALRLTDFMPVTDEVEKRRRPWPHHQVVRRVECLAGRVELEVEFDPRPDYARSDPPVEDRGRLGYWCQSGAEALVLVTDMTLQVIRGGRAAWGTTVLDAGETRDFSLTYTNGEPAILLPLGSALDELQALTDAWWREWTSSCTYGGAWGEVVLRSAITLKLMTYAPSGAVVAAPTTSLPESLGGVRNWDYRYCWLRDASWTLRALFGLGFHTEAAAFFDWLIYVTRRTRPGVQALYDLHGATRLREGSLEHLEGYRGSRPVRVGNGAHGQLQLDVYGEVVAAAYEYVTQGGKLDSAEGAFLADLGRTVMKRWHEPDEGMWEVRHGRRHNTYSKVMCAIALERLLELQERGAVDVPTERFRETARAIRERIEARGYDSERGVYVATFDGAGVDSALLRLPLSGFLEADHPRVKRTFDFVLEHLTRDGLLARYERDFDQLPGVEGAFGLVNFWAVEVQALGGDIEGARRRFQDMVDRANDLGLYSEEIDAASGAFLGNFPQAFTHLGLINAALTLEGLGRQHRTRPSQEAPTTEEAA, encoded by the coding sequence ATGATCGACGACTTCCTCCCCATCGAGGAGTACGGGATCATCGGGAACTGCCGGACGGCTGCGCTGGTGGGCAGCAACGGCTCGCTCGACTGGCTGTGCGTGCCGCGCTTCGACAGCCCGTTCGTCTTCGGGGCGCTGCTCGACCTGGAGCACGGTGGTCGGTTCCGCATCGGGCCGGCCGGGCACGAATGGACCAGCGAGCGTCGCTACGTGGGTCCCACGCCCGTCCTGGAGACCACGTTCCGCGGTCCCGACGGTGCGCTGCGGCTGACGGACTTCATGCCCGTCACCGACGAGGTGGAGAAGCGACGGCGTCCCTGGCCCCATCACCAGGTCGTGCGGCGGGTGGAGTGCCTGGCCGGCCGCGTGGAGCTGGAGGTGGAGTTCGACCCTCGGCCCGACTACGCCCGCAGCGACCCACCGGTCGAGGATCGGGGGCGCCTCGGGTACTGGTGCCAATCGGGCGCCGAGGCACTCGTGCTTGTCACCGACATGACGCTGCAGGTGATTCGCGGAGGCCGGGCAGCCTGGGGCACGACGGTGCTCGACGCGGGAGAGACGCGCGACTTCTCGTTGACCTACACGAACGGCGAGCCGGCCATCCTCCTGCCCCTGGGGTCCGCGCTGGACGAGCTCCAGGCCTTGACCGACGCCTGGTGGCGGGAGTGGACGTCCAGCTGCACGTACGGTGGAGCATGGGGCGAGGTGGTGCTGCGCAGCGCGATCACGCTCAAGTTGATGACGTACGCGCCGTCTGGCGCCGTGGTGGCCGCGCCCACGACGTCGCTGCCCGAAAGCCTGGGTGGCGTCCGCAACTGGGACTATCGCTATTGCTGGTTGCGGGACGCCTCCTGGACGCTGCGGGCCCTGTTCGGGCTCGGATTCCATACGGAGGCCGCGGCGTTCTTCGATTGGCTCATCTACGTGACGCGACGCACGCGCCCTGGTGTGCAGGCGCTGTACGACCTGCATGGGGCGACCCGGCTCCGCGAAGGCAGCCTGGAGCACCTGGAGGGCTACCGCGGTTCGCGGCCCGTGCGGGTGGGGAACGGCGCCCACGGCCAGCTGCAGCTGGATGTGTACGGCGAGGTGGTCGCGGCCGCCTACGAGTACGTCACGCAGGGCGGGAAGCTCGATTCGGCCGAAGGCGCGTTCCTGGCCGACCTGGGCCGTACCGTGATGAAGCGCTGGCACGAGCCCGACGAGGGGATGTGGGAGGTGCGGCACGGCCGCCGCCACAACACCTATTCGAAGGTGATGTGCGCCATCGCGCTGGAGCGGCTGCTCGAGCTGCAGGAACGGGGCGCCGTCGACGTGCCGACGGAGCGGTTCCGCGAGACGGCGCGTGCCATCCGCGAGCGCATCGAGGCGCGGGGCTACGACAGCGAGCGGGGCGTCTACGTCGCGACCTTCGACGGGGCAGGGGTGGATTCCGCGCTGCTGCGTCTGCCGCTGTCCGGATTCCTGGAGGCGGATCACCCCCGGGTCAAGCGCACGTTCGACTTCGTGCTCGAACACCTCACGCGCGACGGCCTGCTGGCGCGCTACGAGCGGGACTTCGACCAGTTGCCCGGCGTGGAGGGTGCGTTCGGGCTCGTCAACTTCTGGGCGGTGGAGGTGCAGGCGCTCGGTGGGGATATCGAGGGAGCGCGACGACGGTTCCAGGACATGGTGGATCGCGCCAACGACCTCGGGCTCTACAGCGAGGAGATCGACGCCGCCAGCGGAGCCTTCCTCGGCAACTTCCCACAGGCGTTCACGCACCTGGGCCTCATCAACGCCGCGCTGACCCTGGAAGGGCTGGGTCGGCAGCATCGCACGCGTCCGTCGCAGGAGGCGCCTACGACCGAAGAGGCGGCATGA
- a CDS encoding SDR family oxidoreductase, whose protein sequence is MRDEPDTMDGSSGRTPVAVVTGGTAGVGRATVRALAARGYDVGVLARGVEGLAGTAREIEAAGQRGCTVPTDVADADAVEAAATQIEEELGPVDVWVNNAMTTVFAPLVEISAAEYERATRVTYLGTVWGTMAALRRMRPRDRGTIVQVGSALAYRSIPLQAPYCGAKHAIRGFTDSLRSELIHEGSQIHLTMVQLPALNTPQFDWCKAKLPRSPQPVPPIFEPEVAADAIVFAAEHRRRELFVGLPTWKSVLGQKVIPGVLDSYLAHAAWEGQQTDQPLDEERPSNLFEPVAGDHGAHGRFDARARGWSPALEATERRRWLTGAAVLGGLGWLALRARGRGS, encoded by the coding sequence ATGAGAGACGAACCCGACACGATGGATGGAAGCAGCGGCCGCACACCCGTGGCGGTGGTGACCGGCGGGACGGCCGGTGTGGGCCGCGCGACCGTGCGAGCGCTCGCCGCCCGCGGGTACGACGTGGGCGTGCTCGCGCGTGGCGTCGAAGGGCTGGCGGGCACCGCGCGCGAGATCGAGGCGGCAGGCCAGCGCGGGTGCACGGTGCCCACCGATGTCGCGGACGCGGACGCCGTCGAGGCGGCCGCCACCCAGATCGAAGAGGAGCTGGGGCCCGTCGACGTCTGGGTGAACAACGCCATGACGACCGTCTTCGCGCCCCTGGTGGAGATCTCGGCCGCCGAGTACGAGCGGGCCACCCGCGTCACGTACCTCGGAACCGTGTGGGGAACGATGGCGGCGCTGCGGCGCATGCGTCCCCGCGACCGCGGGACGATCGTGCAGGTGGGTTCGGCCCTGGCGTACCGTTCGATCCCGTTGCAGGCACCCTACTGCGGCGCCAAGCACGCGATCCGAGGCTTCACCGACTCGCTCCGCAGCGAGCTCATCCACGAGGGCAGCCAGATCCATCTCACCATGGTGCAACTCCCCGCCCTCAACACCCCACAGTTCGACTGGTGCAAGGCCAAGCTGCCGCGCAGCCCGCAGCCGGTGCCGCCCATCTTCGAGCCCGAGGTTGCCGCGGACGCCATCGTCTTCGCCGCCGAACACCGTCGGCGCGAGCTGTTCGTGGGTCTGCCGACCTGGAAGTCGGTCCTGGGTCAGAAGGTCATTCCCGGCGTGCTCGACAGCTATCTGGCGCACGCCGCCTGGGAGGGACAGCAGACCGACCAACCGCTCGACGAGGAGCGGCCGAGCAACCTGTTCGAGCCGGTGGCCGGCGATCATGGCGCGCACGGGCGCTTCGACGCGCGTGCGCGCGGGTGGAGCCCCGCGCTGGAAGCCACGGAGCGGCGGCGTTGGCTGACCGGCGCCGCCGTGCTGGGTGGGCTGGGGTGGCTGGCGTTGCGCGCGCGCGGCCGCGGGTCGTGA